The nucleotide window TAAATAGCCTATAGAGTCGTTTATTCTATAGTCGGAAGGCTCGATAATATCTCGCGAAGTATTATAGCTAATGCTACGCGGTAAGCGGTAGACTCTCCGCTGGCTTAGCTAGTGCTATAAGCCTATCGGATATAGACTTTATAGCGTTAAGTATATCGAATAATGATAGCGATAGACTAGgtagctataatattattagcATTAAAGTAAAGAAGTATATTCGTATaaatacttcgtacctactaTCTACTTCTTTTACTATACTATTACTTCCTAAGCCTTCTAGCTAGTATTAATTGTTCGctatatattaaataccGCTATTATCGCTAATAGGCTAAGTTTTAACGCCGTAGGGTAGCTATATCCGGTTTCTAAGATAGGGGATATAGTTAGCTATAAGTCGGTAGCCGACGCCGCGAATCTTACTTTAAAAGCGACTATCCCGATAGCGTAAGCCTGCTTTACCGTAATAAAGACTTTCGCTGCCTTATGGTAAATGGTTATAGTCGTAAATCTAGCCTCTAAAAGGTTGATTAACTATATAGTTATGTCTCTATGAGCTATACGAAGCTTATCATTCCCGACTGTAGCTCAATATTAGTGCTGTTTATCGAAAACAGCACTATGCTAGGATACTTACCAGGTTGCACCTATACCGATGAGCTCTAATTCCGCGGCCTCTGCGACCAGACTATTAGGCGGGCATCCTTAATAACTAGCACCCTAGGGCTAGCGGGGCACACAATTTATATTTGCTTTATTAGCGTATTGCATAAAACCGACGGGCATAGAAAGTGCTTCTCTAAACTCTTACGGGAATACTACCGTAACTCTCTATTGCGGGATATTCTTTATTTGCAGCATCTCTGCCGGCTACTAGGACCTAAGGTTAAGTAGTTTATAGCCCATATACATATACACTAGGTCATTTATAGCACCCTAAGAGCCGCAGGTATCGTCTAATAGGCTTAAAGGTTATAATGCTACCCGATTATGCTATATTATATTACTATACTTCTTCTATTTTCTACTATTAATAAGCCCGTTAGAGCGGCAGTAGAGCTAATAGTAGTCTTAAGAGTCGTAATAGGGAAACGGACGGTATTTAAGTCGGTCTGTCACGAGGGCTGCGACTATGCCTTTTAGGCTATATCGTATGGCTTTATAGTTTTTTTCTTTATTCTAGGGCCCCTTATTGCCGTCtcgcttattattatagcaTTTTGCTATATGTTTGTTTGTAAATAAATAAAGATCGTTCGTTATAGGAATAGGCGTCTTAAATAGGTTCGCTAGTGGTATAGGGCACGGCGGTGATAAAGCTGATATCTAGGTGAGAGGCGTGTAGCGCTCTTACTTAGGCTCTAGAGCTAGACTCTCGTCGGGATATGTTCGCCTAGCGTCGGGTAGATGGATAACGATTGGGCTGCGAGTGGAGAGTAGTGTCGGTTCAGTTTGACACCGTAGATCGTGCCCGTTGGCGAGAACTGGAACGTGGCTAGCGTTTTTCGGAGAGAAACTTTGATGTCTGACCGGCGCGAGTCTATTTGTTCAAATCTCAAAGAATCCAGAAACTGGCTCTGACGCTGTTGCAACGATAACAGGGGCGATCGCCGGTGTGTCGAAGAAGATGACGCTTCAGGTGCTTCGCATGGAGGTAGGTCTTGGTGCAGTGCGGGCAAGGGAACTTGCCGTCCGAGTCCTTGACGGGGATCACGGTGCTCTTAGCCGCGGTGGTGCCGGCAGGAGAGGCGGCAGGCCGTCCGGGAGCGCTGGGCaggatgccgcggcggccctgggAGCCCACGACGCGCTGAATGAGAAGTCTTCAAAGCTTCTGACCGAACTCTTGTTGAATCGTTTACTGCTCGTCAAACCTAGCTTACCTCCTAAGCAACAGCAAACTCTTAGGACCCTATCTAGGCTCCGTTACACCCGGATGGCAAAGACAACAGCCATATGCGACTCCCGAAAGTTGCCCTGGCCACTTTCCTCTCTCGTTCGAAAACCTGAGCCGTTGCTGCTTTAACTGAGCCGTGCCTGAGCCGTGCCTGAGCCATGGTGGGCTGGCGGTTATATGACTGCGGCACAGTCACGGATCCCTGGCTGGCTCCACCCGCCAAAAATAGAACCAACAGGACCAATAAGGTGAGGGGGCCAAGGATCCGACGTCCACCCGAGGCTGATGTCTTCCATCTTCCCCCTTCAAGTGCCTCCTCTGATGTGGATGTCGACCGCTCTCACGACACACCCCCGAACACcgcaccgccagccagccaatAGCAAAACGCCGCATTAATCAGCGACACGcgcggcaccgtcgtcacgCTTGGCACGTAGCTCCACGTGCGCCCCTTCAAAAAGAGTCTGGCCACGAAACTCTACGCCCACCAGGACCGAGTTCACCTCACGTTTCGTTCTTCTGCTACTAAGCCATCGTCGAGGTACTACTAGGACACAGCGGGGATCGATCAACCGACAGAGCGGCTATGAATGACACCGACTACGAAAAGAAACTCGTGCCCTGAGAGCATCTCTGCGGCCGGAATACGATAATAGGAGGACGCGTTTAACCCAGGCGGCTGTCACTGAAGTGACGGGGATGGTCGTGATGCAGCCAATCTCCTTGATGCTAGCGACCATGACCTGGGCTCAGGAGAAGGTCCTTGATTGGTAATTCCGCCTCGTTGGCCGCCTACGCGGtcagacgcggcggccagctgaCACGACGGATGGGGAAAGGAGGGGACAGTTAGGGTTATATGAGGACCCAGCTGACAGTTCATCAAGGACGCCTTGGAGGTCTGCCTCGCCATGTTTCGTCTTGGCCTACTCCAGGATGTGCTGCCACACGGACTTACGCGCTTCTTTTCCTAAGGGTTCGTAGTGCAGCACAAGGTGGATTCGGCTGACCATCGCTTCGTCACATGACTGCACTCGGTTGGTTGTCAGGCCTTCTGACGAGGTGTCCGACGTGCGTCACATCCACTGTGTTGGCTGAAGAGTGTCGGCAACTCGACCTGGATAGTCTTCTTTGGCGCCACCACTTTCTGTTGAGCAAAGAGTGAAAACGAGGAGGAAACAAATGGGTTACTCAATGGACCAGCTCTGTAGGCTGCTGCGCGCAAACAGGCAGGCCCAGCTGGCTATgcagaagaggaagaggcagTAGGCAGTAGGCAGTCGTAGTAATAGTCATCGCCATCATAATAAATAGGCTCTCAATTACAAAGGAAACGCGTCAGGGCCGCTGGTTTAGGTCGGCCGTGGTGAGGGGGGTAATATTCCAATCTGGCCTCTCCTTGTCCGTTCTTCGTGATCCTGGAGTTCAGTATCTTCTCAGTCATCCATTCTCTGCCCAGCCCCGAGCGTTCGGGTTCCAGCCGAACGAGTACAGTCTCTGTTGGGTGCTGATGCGGGAGGGGTTCCGTAGCTTCTGCACAGAGCAGGTTTGTGTGGAAAACGTTGTGAATCTCCATCGATGGTGGAAGTTTAAGTCGGTATGTGACCGGACCGATCACTTGCGAAATACGGAACGGGCCGATGTGTGTCTAGCCATACTTTGTCGTCTTGTTGATAAACTGGGGCAGGTGATCGAGATTTGTTGGCTTGATTCCCGGGAATCATCAGGGGAACCCTCAGCTTGATCTAACGCGCCAAGGGTGCTCGGAATTTGCCCATCCCCTCAAGCATTCTCCCAAACCTTTCATGTCGTTATCCTTTGTTTGCTCCACCAGTCCGATGGTCAACTTCGCTCCTTCTATTCTCTCGAGTAGTTGTAAGAAACAACGCAAGGAATGTAGACTCCAGTACTGTGGCTAGAGATGTCTGGGGTCAGTGGACGATGTCTGTGCTGCAGAGGCCATAGCCGCTTGAGAAGCAGCTCGGAGGTCCCTTCTAGCCGCACTGAACTCCTCAGCTATCTGCCGCTTTTTGTCGTTTGACATGGAGCGATCGCCCTTCGCAGCATCACGAATTGCTGATATCTCGTCGACTATTCTCTGGTAGTCCGCTACACTAAGCGTGCCGGCAGGTCGATTGATAGACATTGTGGTAATAAATATAACCTGAGATTCGAAAGGATGCGTAGGGAGTCAAGTTGTTAAATATGGCTCCGAAGTGGATGTCGTGGAAATTTGAAGGTTTGTTAGAAGGTTTCGTTAGAGCTGGTGTGGGGTAATGCCTCCCTTTATAGCTGAAAGCTGTGAAGCCTGGCGTCCCTTGTGTGTGCCTTAGGCACGTACTGGCACCAACTGTCAGACCGGAAGGGGTCGGACCGAGATGACTAAGGAAAGAGGGGTCTTGAGATGTCTGAAATGAAGCTATCAGCACACATCACAAGCATCAAGAAGGCCATCAATCAAGGCCACAAGAGGCATCAAATAGGGCCTCAAAACAAGGTCTCAAATCGGCCTATTTGATCATCAATTCAATAGCCTATTTCTAGGCCCCTCAAAGCACCTATTTCGTTGCTTGTGCCGTAACGCACACCCAGACACACATTCCAACTCGGGCCGCGACTCCACTAAAGCTGTCACGTGGCCGACACCAACTTAAGAGGGGCACATCTGCAGAAACACCATACACTACTGGCCCGCGATACGTCCATATCTAGGTTCCTTGCATGTCACCTTAGAACAATACAATATGTCACCCTCAATTCGTTATTTTGGAGTGTTTAAATGGGTTGATGAATGCGGCTTCAATGTGCCACCGGTCATGAAGCTGAGGGCCGTCGCTGTAGGGGCGCCTAGCATGGCCTCCAAGAGAGTCGCCTTGAAGGGAATAGAAACTTAAACATAAACTATAGGAATAGTAATAACAACAGTACTCAATTTATGACCAGTAACCCATTGATAGCAACCTAAACTCTTCAGCGATCCCCATGACAAATTCAGCGTCTGGCCTTATACCTCCGTACCCAGGCCAAGTCTTAGCGGTCTGGACCAGACCAAGACCAAGACGGACCAGACCAAGACCAAGACAGACCAGACCAAGACCAAGACAGACCAGACCATTCCGATCACTGCAGCGCGGCTTCTTCTATACAAACACGCCTGATGATGAAGCTATATTGTCCTCCCACATATATCTTGAGCTCGTTCTAAAGGTGCAAAGGGCCCGATTCCGTCATTCTGCGGTTACTCGGGCTGGTTATTGGCGTTGGCCCAGGGGTCAGCCATATCGGTTGGCCAGGGAAAAGGATCGTTCGGATGTGGGTCGAAAGCCCACATACAAGTTTGATCGTTGAAAGTTTGGTTGTTGCAGCCCCAGCAGAAGTATTGATCATCTGGGTGAGTGTAATTCAGAACACCACAGGCGCACCACCAGCCGTTCCCTGCGGGCTCGCTTGATGCGGAGGATCCGGACGACTTGCTGGATTTGCCGGATTTGCCGGATCCGCTGGACTTGTTAGATTTGCTGGACCTGCTAGAGTCGCTGCTACTTCGACGGCCATTGGATAGAGATTGGTGGTAGCCCCTAACATTTTGCTCCAAAGACTTCTTAAGCCTACTATAAGAGACTTGTTGGTCATACAGCTCCTGCAGTTTCAGTCTCGCAGGATGCCCATAAACAGGATGATCAGTCTGTTTTTCCCAGTGGCGGATGTTCTGCGCGATTGACCGGAGTTCGTTGTCCAATTGATTGATTTGTGCCTGAATCTGCTGCAAGCCAGACGACGCAGACGATGAGGACTTGGGTTTTGGCATAATTGCGGTGGGTGTAATTCGAAAAAATATGAATGAGAACTGAAGATGCTTTAGATAAGACTCGATGTTGATTTACCTGGCATAAGGGTTCAGTAGAGAGTTTGGGCGACTATTTATACCTGAATAGCGTTGTATTCTCTTCCCTCTCTTCCCCTCTCTTCCCTTGTTGCCGGTCTATTATTAGATTGACTAAGCATCCTAAACATGGGAATGATAATTAGTTCCTGAACTCATTGGCTTCACAGCTTGCGCCAAACCGCCAAGATGGTTGTTCCGAGAGCCGCGCGGCAAAAACGAGGACTTCTGGGAGGTGTTATTGCATCCTATGAAACGACCTACCAGTAACCGCAAAGTGGAAACTGCGGTCGACTACTTTCCATGACTCTTTGTGTATTTCACTTCGCGACCTCGCCTCATTGGTGGCTGGCCCAATTTGACGCCGGCCTAAAGGCCGGCGTTTACTTGTTGGTTTCAGGCTTTTGTTTGCACCATCAATCAAATCAGGGATTTTAAccgccggccgagatgcTTTGCTGCTGGCCCGAGATTTGGACCGATGAGGAGATCTCCAAGTATAGaatcgaggccatcgacctGATGGTTGCTCCTTGCGAGAAGAATGACTGGCTAACGCCCAGTCCTACCCAACCACCACTGGCCCAAGCCGTGACCAAACATCCCGCCGTAGAAATTACGCTAGGCAGTTTGAGGATGTGCTTACTCTCTGCTGCCATCCCCTGTTACTAAGACCCCACACGTCCGTTTAGACCTATAATATGACTTCTATGACGGATCGTATTATATGCTCTAGCACGTAGCCTAGGGCTACGTAACTAATATAGGGTTTTTAACCTACCGTAGCGTACTAGGCGTAGCCTCTTATTTTTCCTCCTTAATTTTAAAGTTCTTATTAAAATATAGTTAGGAATTATGCTGTGGCTCTAAGACGCAAGTTGGTCCATGGGAATATACTGCGGGGTTGACGTCCAGGCTTCATACACTCCTAAACCTCAGTGACTCAGCCCTGATATAACATTGAAATAAGAAATAGAGGGAAGTCTGGCTAGGCAACGGTCTAACGACTCGTTAATGGAATTTTGCTCACGTCTTGAACACTGAAGCACTCTAGCTCCGCAGCTCTCCCCATCGGCTGTACGCGCCAGCCGAGTTTCCCGACGGATCTACGTTAGAGACACGTAGCACGCCGGGTCTTAGGCATGATCTTGCGACTGCCCAGAATGCCACTGCTTCCTACGTGCTTAATTGTAAGATTTCTTAGCTGTCCCTGTCTTGTATATTGCTAAGCATTATCATAAGCCAACGCGCAGAGTAACAGGTGACTTACTTTCTGGTCATCATCGGTCCCGAGCAAGGCAGTTACTTGTTCGCTTTACCAACTACTTGCATATAGAGAGATTGCAGGACATCCTGGCTGACCATTTACACGACTAAGTAGTCGGTGGTCGTGACATTCAGCCCCAGATAGATACATAACCCGTCAAATGGTGCCCCAAGCATGTCAGACCAGGTTACCATCATTGGAACACGACGACCACAGATTCTCGCGACAATTCACCACCAGATTTGATCCTTCTCCAACTTTAAATCAACACCTAAGCCACCAAGTACCGGAATTTCTCGTGCCTCATTGCCTTCCTCCGTTTACATGCCAGACATGTGCTGGTCAGCTCCAACACTACAGCCAACTATTGTGGTGAGCCCCCGCCGGTCCCCGCGAGAATGAGCAAGCACTCACGCAGACCCGAACATGAGCAGCACATTGCGACAAGAGGCTCGATGACTTGCAGAATCAATCGCAGGCTACTCGCTTGGTACTGTCGTTGCGTACGCAGTACTCCCCATCGTTTGAGCACTGCGTTCACCTTGCGTTAGCGCGAGCCAAAGCCATGAAAAGAGTACCTCTGCTCACTCGGCCCGTGTCGGTGTCGGGACATTTCTCTGTGAGCCAGTAGAATGGTGGTCCGACAGCTGATCTCCGTTGCAGCTTGGGGGCTGGAAGCCCGTCACGCCACTGCTTGCCATCGGTGAATCCATGTTTCACCTTGAATGTGCACTCATTGGTGGCCTGGCAACAAGTCTGATCCCATTGTTAGCTTTTGCCCACTCTCACTGCCACTTTTTCGGGGCGAGTGCGCTGTCTAGAGAGCACAGAGATCTTTCACTCACCCCATGCGAAAGATACTGTCAATCGCTCCACATGAGCGGAATACAATCAGTATATTCCCAAAAGTAGAACGGACAGGGATCATTACCGAGAAATCTATTCCCCTAACTGCCTGAGTTAGGAGGAACAGGATCAGAGCGCCCTGAGATCTCATTTTGCTGCTTCTTGCTTCATTCGGCGTATCGGGTCGCTTCAATTTCATAGAATGGTTCGAGATACCCCTAGATCATATATATGGGCCGCGATTTGGCTGGTCATGaccatgctgctgcagcatAAACCCCGCAGCCCTCACGTGGTTGAAAGAAATAGTCACGACGTCGACTAATGATACATGTAGGAGCTTTCCAGCAAGTAAGCTCCTCTGATCCACGACGCGTATTGCTGGAAGAAGTGAATATCGTGTGGTCATATCAGACGCACGAACCTTCGACgaggtttttttttctctctttctcaAACGTAGCCCTATGCACGTCCCATAATCTTCTATACGAATCGCAGCCTGCTAACCTGAATGGGATCGTCGAGTCTCACCTCCCAGGTTCGTGGCTATTAGTGACGTGGGCGCTAGCTCTATTGCCTAGTTCAAACATGGTTTGACCAGCATCGGGTCAAGCTATTGCCTCGTTTGTGATCGGTGCGCCTAGTGTTTTCAGATGCGTCGCCCGGGGTGTCTCATACAAGCTTAGGGCGTCCGATTAtgggacgaggccgagcctATATTCGTACTGCACATTGAGAGCAGAAAGTGGCAATGACACACGTGTGGGCCTGGCAAACAGTCAACTGGGTATTGTTACTTAATTTTTAGTATGTTCTGCTCAGGGTCGCACTATTCGTCACGGTGACGCGGATGCAGACCTTGGGTGCGTTGACCCCTTGAGGATAATTGGGAGCCTGTACGGCCGGCCATTGGGAGTGCGGGCGCGGAGCTTCGCGGGTTGAACTTAATGTCCCACGGCGCAGCTCGTGGAGCGCGTGTGAGCATCCGACCTTGTGGAAGTTGGTTTTTCAGCCTCACGAATCGCGACCCAAAGGCTGGCCACGACATCGAAGTTCAGCTGTCTCTAGTGCCACGGCGCCCGGGTCTCGGTTCAGAGCCTTAAAGATACTAACTCAATGCATACTTTAAGCACGATGCGGCAGGAAATAGCCTGAATCGTCAAGCTGCCGTCCCGCCGTTGTCAGCGCTTGTTCGTACATTATTCCACCAGACATCGTGTGGCGTTCGGCAGAGCCGGGAACTCGAGACTAATGCCTACTTCCTGGAATATCTCGAGTTTTGGAGGTTCTCAAACCACATTCCATGGCTGTGAGGAACGGACACCAACTGATACACCACAAAAAGCAAACAATGGCATCGACCTCAACCATGACCGCCATCTCCGTGGAAGGGGATAACGCAATTGCCCCCGCTTATGAAGTTAGGCTGCAGCTTGATCCACTTGCCGTCTTGGACGCGGGCCGCAATCTCAAAAGCAATGTCCTGTCCGCACTTGGGCTACCTGCAACCGCCACGCAGATGAACGTGGGGTTCCTCGACACGAGCTGTACTGAAATCTACAACGCGGGATGGTGTGTCCGAGTCTGCCGAGTTGAGTGCTCATCTGGCTTGAAGCTCACGTATGAGAGATGGTCCGACATCACTGGAGAGGCCATTGATGAGGCGCTTACTGCCGCAAATGAGAGGGGTTTCAAGCTGAACGAGAAAGACCACGAGATCCAGGTCATATGGGGTCATAGGACACAGACACTCGCAATACGCTGCAACAAAGAGGCCGGACCGACGGATGGTACGGGCGTGGACTTGCCGAGCACAAGAGACGCGCGCAGACTACTAAGGGAGCAGGCTCCTGACCAGTTCGACAATTGGGGCTGCAAGAAATGGGGGACCACAACGCTGGCAGCAACAAGATTCTTTGGGCCAGTCATGGTCGGACGCTCGATTGGCGACTGGGAGGGGATGGAGCTGCAAGTCGAGGTATGGCACGTCCTGGACGCCGAAGGGACCGGGCTCGAGTGTATCGTGGAGGCGTCTTTCGAGACTGACGACCGCGTGACGGCTGCAAACGAGGGAACGCGGCTCCAACAATTCCTGACGGGCAAGGGCTGGTTCCTAGCGGAAGACTCGTCGAAGACGCAGCTCATCATGGAGCGCTATGGTTGCTTTCCCGGGCTGGAGAACACGGATCTGAAGGAATGCTGATTGTCCTCATGAGACCGGCTTGGGGGCGATTGTCATGCATGCCTAGTAGCATGCGAGTACCCTCTTTCCTTAGTATCCTTCCTGAAATGAGGAATTTGGGCCTGTTAGGAGTTGCCGTCGCAGTGAATGCGATTCGGTCCATAAGAGACGACTGGCTGTGGCCTCATGCCGTGGTGTGATTTGAAGCTCGTGGTGTGAGATCCCGCGCCCCCGTGGGGAGTGCTCACGGACAATTGAGCCCAGCTGAATCCAGGAACGAATTGAGGGTGACGTGACAAGCAACCGTAAATGGCAGGTCACCAGACGTGATGAAAAGTTTAAACGGCTCACAAGCGCCCATCGTCTCCCAGTCCCCGTTGTGGCGTGCGGGCACAATGTCATGATGCACATGTGACATCAACAGGGTCCTGCGACCGAGGGGGCCAC belongs to Purpureocillium takamizusanense chromosome 1, complete sequence and includes:
- a CDS encoding uncharacterized protein (EggNog:ENOG503NZ4M), translated to MASTSTMTAISVEGDNAIAPAYEVRLQLDPLAVLDAGRNLKSNVLSALGLPATATQMNVGFLDTSCTEIYNAGWCVRVCRVECSSGLKLTYERWSDITGEAIDEALTAANERGFKLNEKDHEIQVIWGHRTQTLAIRCNKEAGPTDGTGVDLPSTRDARRLLREQAPDQFDNWGCKKWGTTTLAATRFFGPVMVGRSIGDWEGMELQVEVWHVLDAEGTGLECIVEASFETDDRVTAANEGTRLQQFLTGKGWFLAEDSSKTQLIMERYGCFPGLENTDLKEC